The Kitasatospora paranensis genome has a window encoding:
- the lpdA gene encoding dihydrolipoyl dehydrogenase → MANDASTVFDVVILGGGSGGYAAALRAAQLGLSVALIEKGELGGTCLHRGCIPTKALLHAAEVADETREAAEFGVLATFQGIDIKGVHKYKDDVVSGLYKGLQGLVASRKVTFIQGEGRLSSQTSVDVNGQRVEGRHIVLATGSVPKSIPGLTIDGDRIISSDHALKLDSIPKSAVILGGGVIGVEFASVWKSFGVDVTIVEALPHLVPLEDDNSSKLLERAFRKRGIKFELKARFSGVEYTENGVRVSTENGKQIDADLLLVAIGRGPVSAGLGYEEQGVAMDRGYVLVDEYLRTNVPTISAVGDLVPTLQLAHVGFAEGMLVAERLAGLKTVPIDYDGIPRVTYSNPEVASVGLSEAKAVEQYGKDKIVTLKYNLAGNGKSKILKTAGEIKLVQVKDGAVVGVHMVGARMGEQVGEAQLIYNWEALPSEVAQLIHAHPSQSEALGEAHLALAGKPLHAHD, encoded by the coding sequence GTGGCGAACGACGCCAGCACCGTTTTCGACGTAGTCATTCTCGGAGGCGGAAGCGGCGGTTACGCCGCGGCGCTCCGCGCCGCCCAGCTGGGCCTGAGCGTCGCACTGATCGAGAAGGGCGAACTCGGCGGGACCTGCCTGCACCGCGGCTGCATCCCGACCAAGGCCCTGCTGCACGCGGCCGAGGTCGCGGACGAGACCCGCGAGGCCGCCGAGTTCGGCGTGCTCGCGACCTTCCAGGGCATCGACATCAAGGGCGTCCACAAGTACAAGGACGACGTGGTCAGCGGCCTGTACAAGGGCCTGCAGGGCCTGGTCGCCTCCCGCAAGGTCACCTTCATCCAGGGTGAGGGCCGGCTGTCCTCGCAGACCTCGGTGGACGTGAACGGCCAGCGCGTCGAGGGCCGCCACATCGTCCTCGCCACCGGCTCCGTCCCGAAGTCGATCCCGGGCCTCACCATCGACGGCGACCGGATCATCTCCTCGGACCACGCCCTCAAGCTCGACTCCATCCCGAAGTCGGCGGTCATCCTCGGCGGCGGCGTCATCGGCGTCGAGTTCGCGTCGGTCTGGAAGTCCTTCGGCGTCGACGTCACCATCGTCGAGGCCCTGCCGCACCTCGTGCCGCTGGAGGACGACAACTCCTCCAAGCTGCTGGAGCGCGCGTTCCGCAAGCGCGGCATCAAGTTCGAGCTGAAGGCCCGCTTCTCCGGTGTCGAGTACACCGAGAACGGCGTCCGCGTCTCGACCGAGAACGGCAAGCAGATCGACGCCGACCTGCTGCTCGTCGCCATCGGCCGCGGCCCGGTCTCGGCCGGCCTGGGCTACGAGGAGCAGGGCGTCGCGATGGACCGCGGCTACGTCCTGGTCGACGAGTACCTGCGCACCAACGTGCCCACGATCTCGGCCGTCGGCGACCTCGTCCCGACCCTGCAGCTCGCCCACGTCGGCTTCGCCGAGGGCATGCTCGTCGCCGAGCGCCTGGCGGGTCTCAAGACCGTGCCGATCGACTACGACGGCATCCCGCGGGTGACGTACTCCAACCCCGAGGTCGCCTCGGTGGGCCTGTCCGAGGCCAAGGCCGTCGAGCAGTACGGCAAGGACAAGATCGTCACCCTGAAGTACAACCTGGCCGGCAACGGCAAGAGCAAGATCCTGAAGACCGCCGGCGAGATCAAGCTCGTCCAGGTCAAGGACGGCGCCGTGGTGGGTGTCCACATGGTCGGCGCCCGGATGGGCGAGCAGGTCGGCGAGGCCCAGCTGATCTACAACTGGGAGGCCCTGCCCTCCGAGGTCGCGCAGCTCATCCACGCGCACCCCAGCCAGTCCGAGGCCCTCGGCGAGGCGCACCTGGCGCTGGCCGGGAAGCCGCTGCACGCGCACGACTGA
- a CDS encoding DUF4240 domain-containing protein — MYETDFWQLIDATREAADGDPDEQADALVDRLAQLTPDDVVDFARLFEARFQRAFTVDLWGAAHLLLGGASEEDFDFFRCWLIGQGREVYEGAVHHPDELADLVPDFDEDEDGDAEDLGYAADEAHEQLTGLPLPELGLEQPDGPEGAPFDFEDPDIMAKQYPRLWERYGG; from the coding sequence ATGTACGAGACGGACTTCTGGCAGCTGATCGACGCGACCCGCGAGGCCGCCGACGGGGATCCGGACGAGCAGGCGGACGCGCTGGTGGACCGGCTGGCGCAGCTCACCCCGGACGACGTCGTGGACTTCGCCCGGCTCTTCGAGGCGCGCTTCCAGCGCGCCTTCACCGTCGACCTCTGGGGCGCCGCGCACCTGCTGCTCGGCGGCGCCTCCGAGGAGGACTTCGACTTCTTCCGGTGCTGGCTGATCGGCCAGGGCCGTGAGGTGTACGAGGGCGCGGTGCACCACCCCGACGAACTGGCCGACCTGGTGCCCGACTTCGACGAGGACGAGGACGGCGACGCGGAGGACCTCGGCTACGCCGCCGACGAGGCGCACGAGCAGCTGACCGGCCTGCCGCTGCCCGAGCTGGGCCTGGAGCAGCCGGACGGACCGGAGGGCGCCCCCTTCGACTTCGAGGACCCGGACATCATGGCCAAGCAGTATCCCCGCCTCTGGGAGCGCTACGGCGGCTGA
- a CDS encoding nicotinate-nucleotide--dimethylbenzimidazole phosphoribosyltransferase has protein sequence MDTTVDLDTFSSLVERPDESARRAAEEHRQQLDLPPGGLGALEELGAWLASVQGTAPARPVTAAKVLLFAGDHGVAALGVSRPDPASEPVPSPIAGLGSTPAASTVRRVHAVLDGTAPVAVLARRYGAAVRVVDIAVDADPLEFPEEVSRHRVRRGSGRIDVEDALTADEAVRAFRAGMAVADEEADLGTDLVLLGDLGAGSTTVAAVLVGALCGTDAAAVTGRGSGIDDRVWMVKCATVRDALRRARPVLGDQLALLAATGGADFAAITGFLLQAAVRRLPVVLDGVVSAACALVAQRVAFRAPEWWRAGQDSGEPAQAKAYDRLTLTPLQQIGVRAGGGVGALLALPLVQAASDALAEPSAVPAAAPVEPPPPARLPSAAELLGLG, from the coding sequence ATGGACACGACCGTGGATCTCGATACCTTCTCCTCGCTGGTCGAGCGCCCCGACGAGAGCGCCCGCCGAGCCGCCGAGGAACACCGGCAGCAGCTCGACCTGCCGCCGGGCGGACTCGGCGCGCTGGAGGAGCTCGGCGCCTGGCTGGCGTCCGTGCAGGGCACCGCACCCGCGCGGCCGGTGACCGCCGCGAAGGTGCTGCTGTTCGCCGGCGACCACGGGGTCGCCGCGCTCGGCGTCTCCCGCCCCGACCCGGCCTCCGAGCCCGTCCCCAGCCCGATCGCGGGCCTGGGCAGCACCCCGGCGGCGAGCACCGTCCGCCGGGTGCACGCCGTCCTCGACGGCACCGCCCCGGTCGCCGTGCTGGCCCGCCGCTACGGCGCGGCCGTGCGGGTGGTGGACATCGCGGTCGACGCCGACCCCCTGGAGTTCCCCGAGGAGGTCTCGCGGCACCGGGTGCGGCGCGGCTCCGGCCGGATCGACGTCGAGGACGCGCTGACCGCCGACGAGGCCGTCCGGGCCTTCCGCGCCGGCATGGCCGTCGCCGACGAGGAGGCCGACCTCGGCACCGACCTGGTGCTGCTCGGCGACCTCGGGGCCGGCTCGACCACCGTCGCCGCCGTCCTGGTCGGCGCGCTGTGCGGCACCGACGCGGCGGCCGTCACCGGCCGCGGCTCCGGCATCGACGACCGGGTGTGGATGGTCAAGTGCGCGACCGTGCGGGACGCCCTGCGCCGCGCCAGGCCCGTGCTCGGCGACCAGCTCGCCCTGCTCGCCGCAACCGGCGGCGCCGACTTCGCCGCGATCACCGGCTTCCTGCTGCAGGCCGCCGTCCGCCGGCTGCCCGTGGTGCTGGACGGCGTGGTGTCCGCCGCGTGCGCGCTGGTCGCGCAGCGGGTCGCCTTCCGCGCCCCGGAGTGGTGGCGGGCCGGCCAGGACAGCGGCGAGCCCGCCCAGGCCAAGGCGTACGACCGGCTGACCCTGACCCCGCTCCAGCAGATCGGCGTCCGGGCCGGCGGCGGGGTCGGTGCGCTGCTGGCGCTGCCGCTCGTCCAGGCCGCCTCGGACGCGCTCGCCGAGCCGTCCGCCGTCCCGGCCGCCGCCCCGGTCGAGCCCCCGCCGCCGGCCAGGCTGCCGAGTGCGGCGGAGCTGCTGGGCCTGGGCTGA
- the sucB gene encoding 2-oxoglutarate dehydrogenase, E2 component, dihydrolipoamide succinyltransferase: MAVSVTLPALGESVTEGTVTRWLKAEGERVEVDEPLLEVSTDKVDTEIPAPASGILASIKVGEDETVEVGAELAIIDDGSGAPAAAPAPAAEAAPAAAPAPVAEAPAAAPAAPAAPAPAAAAPAADATPVLLPALGESVTEGTVTRWLKAEGDTVEVDEPLLEVSTDKVDTEIPSPVAGTLVKILVGEDETAEVGAQLALIGAAGAVAAAPAAPAAPAAPAAPAPVAAAPAPVAPAAPAAPAAPAAPAPVAAAPAPVAAPAPVAAPAPVAPAAPAAPAAAADSGDAYVTPLVRKLAAEHGVALASVTGSGVGGRIRKQDVLAAAEAAKAAPAPAAAPAAAPKAAAAPSPLRGQTVKMSRMRKVIGDNMLKALHEQAQLTSVVEVDVTKIMALRGKAKDSFLAREGVKLSPMPFFVKAAAQALKAHPVINARINEAEGTITYFDTENIGIAVDSEKGLMTPVIKGAGDLNIAGVSKKTAELAGKVRGNKITPDELSGATFTISNTGSRGALFDTVIVPPNQVAILGIGATVKRPVVIEADGGTAIGIRDMTYLSLSYDHRLVDGADAARYLVAVKEILEAGEFEVELGL, encoded by the coding sequence ATGGCGGTCTCAGTAACACTGCCCGCACTGGGCGAGAGCGTGACCGAGGGCACCGTCACCCGCTGGCTGAAGGCCGAGGGTGAGCGCGTGGAGGTCGACGAGCCCCTGCTCGAGGTGTCCACCGACAAGGTCGACACCGAGATCCCGGCGCCCGCGTCCGGCATCCTGGCCTCGATCAAGGTCGGCGAGGACGAGACGGTGGAGGTCGGCGCCGAGCTGGCCATCATCGACGACGGCTCCGGCGCCCCGGCTGCCGCGCCGGCCCCGGCCGCCGAGGCCGCTCCCGCCGCCGCCCCGGCCCCGGTGGCCGAGGCCCCCGCCGCGGCCCCGGCCGCCCCCGCCGCTCCGGCTCCCGCTGCCGCCGCCCCGGCGGCCGACGCCACCCCGGTGCTGCTCCCCGCGCTCGGCGAGTCCGTCACCGAGGGCACCGTCACCCGCTGGCTGAAGGCCGAGGGCGACACCGTCGAGGTCGACGAGCCGCTGCTCGAGGTCTCCACCGACAAGGTCGACACCGAGATCCCGTCGCCGGTCGCCGGCACCCTGGTGAAGATCCTGGTCGGCGAGGACGAGACGGCCGAGGTCGGTGCCCAGCTGGCGCTGATCGGTGCCGCCGGTGCCGTCGCCGCCGCCCCGGCCGCTCCGGCCGCCCCCGCTGCTCCGGCCGCGCCGGCCCCCGTGGCCGCCGCCCCGGCCCCGGTGGCTCCCGCCGCCCCGGCTGCTCCGGCCGCCCCGGCCGCGCCCGCTCCGGTGGCAGCCGCCCCCGCCCCGGTCGCCGCTCCGGCCCCCGTGGCCGCGCCGGCCCCGGTGGCTCCGGCCGCCCCCGCCGCCCCGGCCGCCGCGGCCGACAGCGGTGACGCCTACGTCACCCCGCTGGTGCGCAAGCTCGCCGCCGAGCACGGCGTCGCGCTGGCCTCCGTCACCGGCAGCGGTGTCGGCGGTCGCATCCGCAAGCAGGACGTGCTGGCCGCCGCCGAGGCCGCCAAGGCCGCGCCGGCGCCCGCCGCCGCCCCGGCCGCCGCGCCCAAGGCCGCCGCCGCCCCGTCCCCGCTGCGCGGCCAGACGGTCAAGATGAGCCGCATGCGCAAGGTCATCGGCGACAACATGCTGAAGGCCCTGCACGAGCAGGCCCAGCTGACCAGCGTGGTCGAGGTGGACGTCACCAAGATCATGGCGCTGCGCGGCAAGGCCAAGGACTCCTTCCTCGCCCGCGAGGGCGTGAAGCTGTCCCCGATGCCGTTCTTCGTGAAGGCCGCCGCCCAGGCGCTGAAGGCCCACCCGGTCATCAACGCCCGGATCAACGAGGCCGAGGGCACCATCACCTACTTCGACACCGAGAACATCGGTATCGCGGTGGACTCCGAGAAGGGTCTGATGACCCCGGTCATCAAGGGTGCGGGCGACCTCAACATCGCCGGTGTCTCCAAGAAGACCGCGGAGCTGGCCGGCAAGGTCCGCGGCAACAAGATCACCCCGGACGAGCTGTCCGGTGCGACCTTCACCATCAGCAACACCGGCTCGCGCGGTGCGCTGTTCGACACCGTCATCGTGCCGCCGAACCAGGTCGCCATCCTGGGCATCGGCGCCACCGTGAAGCGCCCGGTCGTCATCGAGGCCGACGGCGGCACCGCCATCGGCATCCGCGACATGACCTACCTGTCGCTCTCCTACGACCACCGCCTGGTGGACGGCGCCGACGCCGCCCGCTACCTGGTGGCCGTCAAGGAGATCCTCGAGGCCGGCGAGTTCGAGGTCGAGCTCGGTCTGTGA
- a CDS encoding leucyl aminopeptidase, with translation MTALSVSTSSAASLRADAVVIGVAKGPKGLLLAPGAEAVAEAFDGTLAEVLATLGATGAEGEAVKVPAAAGLKAPLVLAVGLGEAAENGWAAEALRRAAGVAARTLAGVKKAALALPADSAEQVEAVALGGLLGAYAFGAYKGEGGKAPVGELTVVTTRKGGKEAKAAVERATALGEEMNRARDLVNTAPNDLNPKSFAAIAQAAGKEHGLKVEVLDEKALLKGGFGGILGVGVGSANPPRLVKVAYTHPKAKASLAFVGKGITYDSGGISLKPAGHNETMKCDMAGAAAVFAAVVAAKRLGLQVNVTAWLALAENMPSGSATRPGDVLRMYGGKTVEVLNTDAEGRLVLADAIVRAGEENPDVIVDVATLTGAMVLALGNRTFGVMANDDALRTRLHETAEAVGEQSWPMPLPADLRKGMVESTIADLANMGERMGGGLVAGLFLKEFVAEGIDWAHLDIAGPAFNEAGPFGYTPKGGTASAVRTLVRYAEDVAAG, from the coding sequence GTGACTGCACTGTCTGTGAGCACCTCCTCCGCCGCAAGCCTGCGCGCGGACGCCGTGGTGATCGGCGTGGCGAAGGGCCCCAAGGGCCTGCTGCTCGCCCCCGGCGCCGAGGCGGTGGCCGAGGCGTTCGACGGCACGCTGGCGGAGGTCCTCGCCACCCTGGGCGCCACCGGCGCCGAGGGTGAGGCGGTCAAGGTCCCCGCCGCGGCAGGTCTGAAGGCCCCGCTCGTGCTCGCCGTGGGTCTCGGCGAGGCCGCGGAGAACGGCTGGGCGGCCGAGGCGCTGCGCCGGGCCGCCGGCGTCGCGGCGCGCACCCTGGCAGGCGTGAAGAAGGCCGCGCTTGCGCTGCCCGCGGACTCCGCCGAGCAGGTCGAGGCCGTCGCGCTGGGCGGTCTGCTCGGCGCGTACGCGTTCGGCGCGTACAAGGGCGAGGGCGGCAAGGCCCCGGTCGGCGAGCTGACCGTGGTGACCACCCGCAAGGGCGGCAAGGAGGCCAAGGCCGCGGTCGAGCGCGCCACCGCGCTGGGCGAGGAGATGAACCGGGCCCGCGACCTGGTCAACACCGCCCCGAACGACCTCAACCCGAAGTCGTTCGCGGCGATCGCGCAGGCGGCCGGCAAGGAGCACGGCCTCAAGGTCGAGGTGCTGGACGAGAAGGCGCTGCTGAAGGGCGGCTTCGGCGGCATCCTGGGCGTCGGCGTCGGCTCCGCCAACCCGCCCCGGCTGGTGAAGGTGGCCTACACCCACCCGAAGGCGAAGGCCTCGCTGGCGTTCGTCGGCAAGGGCATCACCTACGACTCGGGCGGCATCTCGCTGAAGCCGGCCGGCCACAACGAGACCATGAAGTGCGACATGGCCGGCGCCGCCGCGGTGTTCGCCGCCGTGGTCGCCGCCAAGCGTCTGGGCCTGCAGGTCAACGTCACCGCCTGGCTGGCGCTGGCCGAGAACATGCCGTCCGGCTCGGCGACCCGCCCCGGCGACGTGCTGCGGATGTACGGCGGCAAGACCGTCGAGGTCCTGAACACCGACGCCGAGGGCCGCCTGGTGCTCGCCGACGCGATCGTGCGGGCCGGCGAGGAGAACCCGGACGTCATCGTGGACGTCGCCACCCTGACCGGCGCGATGGTGCTGGCGCTCGGCAACCGCACCTTCGGCGTGATGGCCAACGACGACGCGCTGCGCACCAGGCTGCACGAGACCGCGGAGGCGGTCGGCGAGCAGTCCTGGCCGATGCCGCTCCCGGCCGACCTGCGCAAGGGCATGGTGGAGTCGACCATCGCCGACCTCGCCAACATGGGCGAGCGGATGGGCGGCGGCCTGGTGGCCGGCCTGTTCCTCAAGGAGTTCGTGGCCGAGGGCATCGACTGGGCGCACCTGGACATCGCGGGCCCGGCGTTCAACGAGGCCGGCCCGTTCGGCTACACCCCCAAGGGCGGCACCGCGAGCGCGGTGCGCACCCTGGTGCGGTACGCCGAGGACGTCGCGGCCGGCTGA
- a CDS encoding MFS transporter → MSELRPAAGGTLWRHADFLRLWAGQTVALFGAQVTLLALPLTAMQVLDAAPGQLGLLNAMEYLPVACVTLLAGVLADRVRRRPLLITANVGRALVLALVPAFAWAGHLSMGLLYAVAFATGLFTAQFDVAYQAFLPTLIERRLLVEGNSKLQSSQSVAQTAGQGLSGVLIQLLTAPVAVVVNSAGYLLSVVSLLAIRTPEPVHDGPRRSVRAEIAEGFRVTMAHPVLRVVMVESAWFNLLWDVVLVVVPIFGVRSLHLGAAGLGLVIAAGSIGAFGGSLVARRFGTQVGTGRAMAAGMLLACAALLLLPAAGGPTPVAVAVLTAGYVLNGFGMTVFNVHSVALRQALVPTELTGRVSATFRFAAFAVIPVGGFAGGQLAGWLGPRPALLIAVVGLVLGAVVFYASRVVRRAGAPNPAAEAAPALVPAG, encoded by the coding sequence GTGTCTGAGCTCCGGCCGGCCGCCGGCGGGACGCTCTGGCGGCATGCGGACTTCCTGCGGCTGTGGGCGGGCCAGACGGTGGCGCTGTTCGGCGCGCAGGTCACCCTGCTCGCGCTGCCGCTGACCGCCATGCAGGTGCTGGACGCCGCACCCGGCCAGCTCGGCCTGCTGAACGCGATGGAGTACCTGCCGGTCGCCTGCGTCACCCTGCTCGCCGGTGTGCTGGCGGACCGGGTGCGCCGCCGGCCGCTGCTGATCACCGCGAACGTGGGACGGGCGCTGGTGCTGGCCCTCGTCCCGGCGTTCGCCTGGGCCGGGCACCTGTCGATGGGCCTGCTGTACGCGGTCGCCTTCGCCACCGGGCTGTTCACCGCCCAGTTCGACGTCGCGTACCAGGCCTTCCTGCCGACCCTGATCGAGCGGCGGCTGCTGGTGGAGGGCAACAGCAAGCTGCAGTCCAGCCAGTCGGTGGCGCAGACCGCCGGGCAGGGGCTCAGCGGTGTGCTGATCCAGCTGCTGACGGCGCCGGTCGCCGTCGTGGTCAACTCGGCCGGCTATCTGCTGTCGGTGGTGTCGCTGCTGGCCATCCGCACGCCGGAGCCCGTGCACGACGGGCCCCGGCGCAGTGTCCGGGCGGAGATCGCCGAGGGGTTCCGGGTCACCATGGCGCACCCCGTGCTGCGCGTGGTGATGGTCGAGTCGGCCTGGTTCAACCTGCTGTGGGACGTGGTGCTGGTGGTGGTGCCGATCTTCGGCGTCCGTTCGCTGCACCTCGGTGCGGCCGGGCTGGGGCTGGTGATCGCGGCCGGCAGCATCGGCGCGTTCGGCGGCTCGCTGGTGGCCCGCCGGTTCGGCACCCAGGTGGGCACCGGCCGGGCGATGGCGGCCGGGATGCTGCTGGCCTGCGCGGCGCTCCTGCTGCTCCCGGCCGCGGGCGGGCCGACGCCGGTGGCGGTGGCCGTGCTGACCGCGGGCTACGTCCTGAACGGGTTCGGCATGACGGTCTTCAACGTGCACTCGGTGGCGCTGCGGCAGGCCCTGGTGCCGACCGAGCTGACCGGCCGGGTGAGCGCCACCTTCCGGTTCGCGGCGTTCGCGGTGATCCCGGTCGGCGGCTTCGCCGGCGGGCAGCTCGCGGGATGGCTGGGGCCGCGACCGGCGCTGCTGATCGCGGTGGTCGGCCTGGTGCTGGGGGCGGTCGTCTTCTACGCCTCGCGGGTCGTCCGGCGGGCCGGCGCGCCGAATCCGGCCGCGGAGGCAGCGCCGGCCCTGGTGCCCGCCGGGTGA
- a CDS encoding DUF3043 domain-containing protein encodes MFRRRSDEASSSATVLLTKEDEKTRDPQAKKGRPTPKRSEAEANRRTRVTVPKDRKEASRQSRDRLRAAREKQRTALLEGDERYLPARDKGPVRRFARDYVDSRWSLAEFFLPYAVVVLVLSILKVPSLQLLSTLLFLVFFVLVILDFARFGLGLRKALRVRFPNDNTRGAVPYALMRTLQMRRLRLPKPQVKRGERP; translated from the coding sequence GTGTTCCGACGCCGCTCAGATGAAGCCTCCTCCTCCGCCACGGTCCTGCTGACCAAGGAGGACGAGAAGACCCGTGACCCCCAGGCCAAGAAGGGCCGGCCCACCCCCAAGCGCAGCGAGGCCGAGGCCAACCGGCGCACCCGGGTGACCGTCCCCAAGGACCGCAAGGAGGCCTCCCGCCAGTCCCGCGACCGGCTGCGCGCCGCCCGCGAGAAGCAGCGCACCGCGCTGCTCGAGGGCGACGAGCGCTACCTGCCGGCCCGCGACAAGGGCCCGGTGCGGCGCTTCGCCCGCGACTACGTGGACTCCCGCTGGTCGCTGGCCGAGTTCTTCCTGCCGTACGCGGTGGTCGTGCTGGTGCTCAGCATCCTCAAGGTGCCCTCGCTCCAGCTGCTGTCGACCCTGCTGTTCCTGGTCTTCTTCGTGCTGGTGATCCTCGACTTCGCCCGCTTCGGCCTCGGCCTGCGCAAGGCGCTGCGGGTGCGCTTCCCGAACGACAACACCCGCGGGGCCGTCCCCTACGCGCTGATGCGCACCCTGCAGATGCGCCGGCTGCGGCTGCCCAAGCCGCAGGTGAAGCGGGGCGAGCGACCCTGA
- a CDS encoding ATP-grasp domain-containing protein, protein MTGLRTSTEDGRERPPSVIVGYGHAGRDLHHQALRSLHGADFEVLVVDPALTEAPPGTRLLPSLRAAAEAGPVEETIFHVATPPRDHLGCVEELVALGARRIILEKPIAPTSAESRKLCELAGEATILPVSVWPNSKVTERLRQIVADGEVGEPVALYMEQSKPRFGRTGSSDSHRTAFQVELPHQVLLALHLAGDAARILSSPTWSMPLPDRSVPAMGGALLRLEHVGGMVSTLLSDLTSPSRRRHLRLTGTRGEILADFPVSTDDAFGQIRIAGRPGRAVIEDAPLTAFIESAYAHLTGEGRCRRPTCCCTTAPSNCSKRRRPGPSPPSWRSWRHGEDRDRRAALGGPPADRPGAELGHEVVVVTAGHGERRVPDAHLAHAALVETVDTNDDAATLALLRGLHARAPLAAVVPGFEHYVPLAAAAAAELGLPGLTARTAVALRHKHVMREVLRAHGIDQPGHVLVAEEEQLASAVAAVGLPCVVKPVDQSGSLHVCKAATAAEALAAFRRIRGYGAGYLDRAGLPLVLVEEYVAGPEFSVEGYVEDGRVTVLGITEKQLGPEPWFVEVGHLVPARLEPSVAAGVEEYTRRTVTALGLELGPFHAELRLSARGPLLMEVAARLPGDRIPDLLRLAHGIDLYEITLRCHLGLPAAPRPPAGGTGHAGIRFLLRPDLDRYRAMVVDPVLRADARIREIGVLIEPGAPIPPRGSSSSRLGYAIAAGPGRDETAAALDAAERGVRFTPPSSPATTTAPRTEPPWDGTS, encoded by the coding sequence GTGACCGGGTTGCGCACCAGCACCGAGGACGGACGGGAACGTCCGCCCTCGGTGATCGTCGGATACGGCCACGCAGGCCGGGATCTGCACCACCAGGCGCTGCGGTCCCTCCACGGGGCCGACTTCGAGGTCCTCGTGGTCGACCCGGCCCTGACCGAAGCGCCTCCCGGCACCCGGCTGCTGCCCTCGCTGCGCGCCGCCGCCGAGGCCGGCCCGGTCGAGGAGACGATCTTCCACGTCGCGACCCCGCCCCGCGACCACCTGGGCTGCGTCGAGGAGCTGGTGGCGCTCGGCGCGCGCCGGATCATCCTGGAGAAGCCGATCGCGCCGACCTCGGCGGAGAGCCGCAAGCTCTGCGAGCTGGCCGGCGAGGCCACCATCCTGCCGGTCAGCGTCTGGCCCAACAGCAAGGTGACCGAGCGGCTGCGGCAGATCGTCGCGGACGGCGAGGTCGGCGAGCCGGTCGCGCTGTACATGGAGCAGAGCAAGCCCCGCTTCGGGCGCACCGGCTCGTCCGACTCGCACCGCACGGCCTTCCAGGTGGAACTCCCGCACCAGGTCCTGCTCGCCCTCCACCTGGCGGGCGACGCGGCCCGGATCCTCTCCTCGCCGACCTGGTCGATGCCGCTGCCCGACCGCTCGGTGCCCGCCATGGGCGGCGCCCTGCTGCGGCTGGAACACGTCGGCGGGATGGTCAGCACGCTGCTGAGCGACCTCACCTCGCCCTCGCGCCGCCGCCACCTGCGGCTGACCGGCACCCGGGGCGAGATCCTGGCCGACTTCCCGGTCAGCACGGACGACGCGTTCGGGCAGATCCGGATCGCCGGGCGGCCCGGCCGCGCGGTGATCGAGGACGCGCCGCTGACCGCCTTCATCGAGAGCGCGTACGCCCACCTCACGGGTGAGGGCCGCTGCCGCCGGCCGACCTGCTGCTGCACCACCGCACCATCGAACTGCTCGAAGAGGCGCAGGCCCGGGCCGTCCCCACCGAGCTGGAGGAGCTGGCGACATGGTGAGGATCGCGATCGTCGAGCCGCGCTCGGCGGGCCACCGGCTGATCGACCGGGGGCCGAACTCGGCCACGAGGTGGTGGTGGTGACCGCCGGACACGGTGAGCGGCGGGTGCCGGACGCCCACCTCGCCCACGCGGCCCTGGTCGAGACGGTGGACACCAACGACGACGCGGCGACCCTCGCCCTGCTGCGCGGCCTGCACGCCCGCGCGCCGCTGGCGGCCGTCGTGCCCGGGTTCGAGCACTACGTGCCGCTGGCCGCCGCGGCCGCCGCCGAGCTCGGCCTGCCGGGGCTGACGGCCCGTACGGCGGTGGCGCTGCGGCACAAGCACGTGATGCGCGAGGTGCTGCGGGCGCACGGCATCGACCAGCCGGGCCACGTCCTGGTCGCCGAGGAGGAGCAACTCGCCTCCGCCGTCGCGGCCGTGGGCCTGCCGTGCGTGGTGAAGCCGGTCGACCAGTCGGGCAGTCTGCACGTCTGCAAGGCCGCCACGGCCGCCGAGGCGCTCGCGGCGTTCCGCCGGATCCGCGGCTACGGCGCCGGGTACCTGGACCGGGCCGGCCTGCCGCTGGTGCTGGTCGAGGAGTACGTCGCCGGACCGGAGTTCAGCGTCGAGGGGTACGTCGAGGACGGCCGGGTGACGGTGCTCGGCATCACCGAGAAGCAGCTCGGGCCGGAGCCGTGGTTCGTCGAGGTCGGACACCTGGTGCCGGCCCGGCTGGAGCCGTCCGTCGCCGCCGGCGTCGAGGAGTACACCCGGCGCACCGTGACCGCCCTCGGCCTCGAACTCGGGCCCTTCCACGCCGAGCTGAGGCTCTCCGCGCGCGGCCCGCTGCTGATGGAGGTGGCCGCCCGGCTCCCCGGGGACCGCATCCCCGACCTGCTGCGGCTGGCCCACGGCATCGACCTGTACGAGATCACGCTGCGCTGCCACCTCGGCCTGCCGGCGGCGCCGCGGCCGCCGGCGGGCGGTACCGGGCATGCCGGGATCCGCTTCCTGCTCCGTCCCGACCTCGACCGCTACCGCGCGATGGTGGTCGACCCGGTCCTGCGGGCGGACGCGCGGATCCGCGAGATCGGCGTGCTGATCGAGCCCGGTGCGCCGATCCCGCCGCGGGGCAGCTCGTCGAGCCGGCTCGGCTACGCCATCGCCGCGGGGCCCGGCCGCGACGAGACCGCGGCGGCCCTGGACGCCGCCGAGCGCGGCGTGCGCTTCACGCCGCCGTCCTCCCCCGCCACGACCACCGCACCCCGAACGGAGCCCCCATGGGACGGCACGTCCTGA